A window of Pleuronectes platessa chromosome 20, fPlePla1.1, whole genome shotgun sequence genomic DNA:
CAAACAGTCCTGTTGCCTTGTTCTGATTTATTTAGACTTGAAATGGAGGCTTCAAGGGAGGTGTCCCAGGAAATAGGACAAAGAAAACCAGTGGGAGTAATTGTTTTTGCCTCGCAGGGACGACTGAAGCACAAGAAACAAATCTTTGCTGTTCAGTGCCGAATTGTCAAAACAGTCTGGGATTTCCAAAGCAGATCAAATCAGGCCATGCCGCATGAATTTCAGTGATGGACACAAATTGCTATCTGAGGCAAAAAAAATATGGCTGGGAATGTAACTGCGGAGCACCGAAATTAAAACGTCCACAGAAATAACTATGATATTAATTGTTATTGCAACGACTTTAATCAACAAAAGGGCGATCTGACATATCACCACACTTATTCAACGAGCAGATACAGCGATGGGATTAAAATTCATAGTCAAAATAAGTATCGGGCATCTCATCTGTTACAGAATCTCTCCCCACTGAGGTGACTTGTTTTAATGTGCAGCTACAAAATCCAAAAATGAGAAGCTCAGTTCCGATCATCATGAATTTCTAACACAAGACGGACAACTGAGGTGAAATTTGCCTCTCACTGTGTTAATAATCATTCTAATGGCCAGCTCATTCAACAGTCATGCTTTCTTGGGACTTAATATTCCAGGAGTTTCCCCTCCTCTGACTGCTCATGTGATAAACATGAAAAATATCTGAATGTTCAAGAAAATACCAGGACAAGGAAAACAGCCCATTTTCATTCCATCAGTATCGGAGGAAGGGACAAAAAACAAGTCAATGATTTGTTTCTAATGTCAAGCTGGGACTGAGTATGGCGCTAAGGGAAAGGTCACGGAATCCATTACTTACATGTTAATACATGTGGTCGattatttattctgtttgtttatttctcaggaGAGCACATTAATAAAGATGTCCATTGTGAAGACTCACTAATGTGCAGGAACTAAtgaatgcttttttttatttctctctcgtATATTGAatcacacgcgcgcacacacacacacacacacacacacacacacacacacacacacacacacagtcagcatcaGAGGAGGCAGTAGTGCAGACCCTAAAGCCATGTTATAAGTCAAGACAGGGTGCAGGGTGCATGTAGCTCTAATCCTCCAATTAATTCTCATTCCCCACAAGCAGACGACCCCTGAGAGCTTCTTGACACTtccattaaaaagtaaaaatggaACACAGCATGAaggtgaagaaaaaagagagatctCTTTCTTCTGTCCATTTCTATGGAGagcaaacttttacaacattCTTTTGGCAAGTAGGGAGATATTTTCTCTTGTTCTCATGTGGGGCTCGTATTCATAACAAAAGCCAGTTGGCACCAGGGGAGTTCTTCCTCAGTTTTGTTCCCTCTCCTCGTTAATTAATGCAACAGTTTCTAGCCACATCCAGATATTCAAGAGACTATGGATCAAGAGACCACTTTATGAGGAGATCACACATGCTGTCCACATGTGGACTTTCTGACGCATGACACTTTGAAATTAGTGAAATGAATAAGGAATAAGGAGTAAATCCTTTGATTTTGCAGTCTTTTGCACCAAACCCAAGAAAATATGACTGGAGCTTGAAAATACTTTCTCCTGATTTCTCAAGCGAACAGACACATTAACAAGGTCCTATAATCATGATAGTTATGGGTTCATAAAACTTCATTAATTGTTTATGTCAATTAAAGAATGAGTGAGCCATGCTTTCACAGCACAATTGTACTCACAGTACATTAAGTGATATATCTGTTCAAGGTAGAGCTGTTCTAGTTCTTAGAAAATACTGGGTAGTTGTTATCAGTGATGCATCCTATTTGATAGATTTTAGAGTAGAATCTGAGTAAGATCTTTTCCTTAAAATGTGTATTAGCTTCACTCTCCTGTTtgtgttgcattttttttacctttaaagCAACAGCTACTTCCTCCTCGTTGTGTGCCATTACCTTGGTTATACGTGTAGTTCCTGTCTATTGAAGGGTTAGTGAAAAGCCACCGCTTTCTTGttgtctctcccacacacacacacacacacacacacacagacacacacagtgttcatGTCACTGTGCGCTGCAGTGATACAACACACTCATTGTCCTCAGTAAATCTTCTTGTCATTTGCTGTTTGAGGTGAACCactctaactctctctctccctcctgctagTTTCACTGCAGCGAGTGTTTCCTGTTATCTGCTGTAGAGCAGGTTATAAACAACTTGGTTTCCCGCACTTGTTCACAAAGATATTGTTCTGGATTTAGCTTGTGAGGAGAATGATCTTTGCATAAGATTATTAGAGGGAGTTAACTCTATGTTTAGTTTATAGTAGTGCGGTGCCCGTTGTAAACCTGCCTgtctggaatgggctgtttgcttggcctctGGTAATACTGGTTGCAGCCTTTCTTTCTATAGCtctaaaagtgacctgcagtactGAGCTGCACTCAGTACGCAGAAcccaaactggagaatcagtcgTCGTGAACACGCTGTTGTCGTAAGCGATGGCAGTGTCCAAATCGCACAAAAGTTCAAAACTGCACTATCTTGAGCCCTTACCAATACACCTGCTACATGTGGAGCAGGTTAGATGAATGGCTCTCGAGATATGCATTCCACATACAGAGAGATGTCTGGACTGAGTCTGCGCTAAATCAAACAGCAGTGGATAATATAACACTCCCTTAAAGCAATGTATCCTCCCTGGTATATAATACAGGGGGATATAGTGATTGGTATGTCCATTCATCAGTCCATGCATATGTCCATCTGCAACAAAACTcatttccaattttttttacatgagaCTTCACTTTCTTGCTGATGATGTAGTGATGGTGTCTTTGTATTTGGGGTTTCATGAGAGGAATATTATGATGTCAGGTAACTTTGATGGGACCAAATGGTCTGCTCTTTCATGTTTTGTGGGATATGTCCTCTCCTGATAACTCTTGTCATAAATGTCAGTATGCTGCCGGTATATTGCTGCTTCTTGTCTAATTTTCAGCAGATTGTGGATGAATTTGGTCCATAAATAGGTCTCTTCCCAGAACCAGTGACAACGGATGACATGACTTATAGAGTGGGAACGTCGCTGAATGTCAGATAATTCTCAGGCACTGCAGTGAAACTTCTCAAACATCTAAATCAACTTCAGAACAGGAGATATTTTGGGCAGCGGAGGAAACTTGGAGCTTGAGAATAGAGGGTTAGTCCAAAGATACGATCAGGTCATTGAATTAGAATGTGCTTACGAAACCGTAATTATTTCATTTgtaaatatattcatttttcaCTTGAGTTGACTTGATTCCCACGATGGCCCTGCCATGAATATCCATATTTAGTTATAGTGCAGTTTAGAGGCTGACATTACATCATGGGTGCGTCACTCTGTTTCCCATTATTAAAAGATTCCTCAAAAGTCCTACCGCTTCTTCTAGAGTGTTGTTGATCAATACTCAGCTTCTTCTTTCCTCCCCATTTGCGAAACATGTTTATTGTAGTAATTTTTCCAGTGCAAGGATATCGGCTTCCTCTAACATTTCCCCGGTCTTGACTTTCCTCCTGACATACCAGGGAAAAACGGATGGAGAGACGTCTTATCTAAAAGCATCACTATCTGCTGAAGCCCCTATTCATTCTTGACGgcttgatgtttttttctctacCCTCTCTGCGCCAGTGGAAAGATTGCTGGAAATTTAATCTTGGGTTACCATTTATCAGTGAGCAGCATGCAAGGGATAATTTGGCAGTGAGGGTGCTTTGGCAGGTGATTTGCCAGGGCTTTAAATAGAGCCAGTGTTGGGACGAAACTTATAAATCTATATGCACCGATATCTGGCTCATCAAAATAACATATTACTTTTAATGAatgaaatagagaaaaaatggCTGCCAAAAAAATTGAAGATGAAGGCACTCTCTGATGCCCCTTTGCCCCGCCTGTGGTTCAGGAAGTAGAGCGGGTTTTCCACTTACCGTCGGCGATTTGATACCTGTCTCCCCTATTCTGCATGGGGGGTCCTTAagcaagatactgagccccaaattgcccctgatgacTGTGCCACTATTGTATGAGTGATGTATAATAGAGAAAATGCTGCCCATAGCAGcctgtatggatgtgtgtgttaatggctGAAGGgcgaaactgtaatgtaaagagctttgaatgGTCATCGAGACTAGAAAGgatctttataaatacagactattTACTCATTTACCATTTATCTGTGTCTGGTTCCGTAAGTACTCTTGCTCTTGTCCCTGTGGTGACAATGACACAAACAGttgaaacaaatcaaacatcatTCTATTGTTCCTGTGCCACTATACTCACAAATTCATGACGAGCATTTGAACCTCTTCACTCTTTCCAGGGACTTCACTTCCTCTCATTGTGTGATTACCATCCGTGTGATTGTGTCCCCCCGCCCCCCGACTAGTTCCACCACTGTCTGACTTACAGGGATACgtttacatgttacagagcTTAGTCTGATTATGACTCACAACAACATCACATCCTCTACGTTGCGTGTCCGACGGCACACACTCGAGCCCAGGGGATTAATCATCAAGCAGTTAGTAACTATGCAAAATGCTGAGAAAACTCCAACGTTATAAAGCCATTAagacatacagtatatgtagCTCAGGAGATGACGCGGGTCATCCTCTACCGagagggtcggtggttcgataCCGGTTtcctgaagtgtccttggggaaAGAACCCCAAATTGCCACTGAGAGCTGTGCCGCTAGTGTAGGAGTGATGTGTGATTGAGCAAGTGCTTCACATAAGCttatttcagacatgcactagaCTCCTTCAGTTCCTCAGTAATTTATCCAGAGGAGGTGGATATGttaacgcaaatgtcagagtgagacgcTCCATTGTTTCCAAGGACTTTATCCGCCTGGCCTCCTATAAAGTCCAGCAGAagtcgatgtgtgaacacagcagagggATCCCCTACTGGATTCACCgcaagtgtgtgggggggggttgatgttGCTTCTAACACGCGACAGAAGCTAACATATAAAAAACGGGGACAAATATCTCCCGGTGAAAAGGTGGTGAAATACAAGTAGACACCGATATAGATGTCAAGGGAATTTGTGGTGAATAGAGCTGATGACAGTGTCAGGGTGCTGTTAACATGATCATATGATATAggcagcagagttaatacgtcacttcctgtctctacCTGCTGCGATAATCATAAAATGCTGTTTATATGGCAGTGTCTTATTCATACTATTGTCTGATTTGGTGTTATAATATCAGTGTCCGTGTCAAAATCGAAAGAATGCACTGAAACATTTCGGAAAATCCCAAACTACCTGCGACATACAACACAACTACCAATGTGTGGGAAGGCGTATAGTTTGTGTAAAAGCTGACTGTAACGCAATCATGTGATCttgttgtattttattcatGAATAACCAATTTCAAACCAACTTTTAAATTGATCTTTGACTGAAACCTTCCTGCAGTCTAAAATAAAGGGAGTGAATAAAGCAATTATTTGAAGAGTCATTTATTGTGGCAGGTTGAGATAACCAATACATGTATGTTATTGATGGAAAGGTTTGAATTAATCAAAAAGCTTTACACTAACAAACAAAAGAGCTAAATCGATTGAACTTGTTACTCCTTCTATACACCGTTCCGAGTCACAGCTCAGTGTTATTTCCTATTTGAACTGTTGTATatacaaaacttaaaaaatgacATTACGTAATCACCTTTTGCGAAATGTCACAGAGCAATTTGAGACATGGTTCATTATCAACACACAGTATAACACAAAAAACCCAAACATGAATTTGCAGGTTGAAAGCCACATAGAAAATATCTGGAAAATGTATATGTATGAATAACTTAatatatgatttttttaaatataggaTATTATTTTAGGTTTGCAGAAAGGAATTAAGAGACTAGGCTGGTTTCCTTCTTAACTTTGTACAACTTTTAATTTCTGTCAAACAGAGGGGTCACAGAAATCTTAAATATGATGGTTAAAAGAATCAATCACGCACATCGGCCTGATGAACATTCTCTCACATTTACCAGCGCACGATTAAATCATTAACATAACCATCACCGCCAAGTTGCAATAAAAGACTGGTTACCTGttgttcaaatgttttattatgtgggattttaaaaaatgcaaccaaaaagtaaaaataaatttcATGCTGAGGACGTGTTCTAAGTTTTAATAGTTAGACAATTGATAATGCTTAAGGTTAGCATAAGTCTAAGACAcaattcattgtgtgtgtgtcactgtcggTGTGAGTGTTTACATAGACCAATGTAAATATCGTAGCATTGAtcacaaataataaaatgtatgtgAAACATTAAGAGGTGCAACAAATATTTTCAGTTCCTAATGAAACTGTAGTGGGTCagggacgtcagctgagtaggtGATCCCTCACATGTCCCAGACCATCTACGAATACGAGTGTGAATGAGTTAAGTGATGCATCCTCAGTGTGCTCTGACCTGTGCTTGGagttgtccacttgtgatcacatcactcaggacagatgttaacacCAGGACCGACAGGGATCTAGGGACTTCTTTCTCTAGTTTTAAAACCCATGCTTTTAAGAACACAAACCAGTGCTGAGGAATAAAGGGCACCCTACGCCTAAAGATAATTGGGTGTAGTTTTTGTGGACCTATTGTTACTGCTGCTGATTTGATGGCAATAGATCTGCCTCTTTAAACATGGGAAGCGTTTCACCACAATCTGCTTAAAGTAGTTTTGGAACTTTTTCCCCACAAATGTGTAGAGGATGGGACTGAGGCAAAAGTACATATAAGCAATATTACGGGTGATGTGTAATGCATAAGCCTTTCTCTGTTTTTGCTCACAGCCATCAGCGCTCATCAGCTCTGCAACGTTGAATGGAGTCCAGCACAGGAAAAACAGCAGGACTATGATGAATATGAGTCTGACAGTCTTGTACTTGCCGATTATCCTGGATGAGAGGACAGTGATTGTGATCCTAAGGTAACAGTAGATATTAACCACGAGAGGGAAGATCAAGAAAAGGTTAAGCTGAATGTAAAATTCAGCATTTCTCAGATGGTAAACCGTAGTTTCGGTTAAGTTATTTCCACCCCACTCCTCGCACCGGGCTTTGTTAATCATATTGTCTCGATAAAGGTCTTGGAACACCATCGGCTTGATGCACGCCAGGCTGCTGATCAGCCACACCACGGCGCAGGAGATGACCGCGTAACCTCGGTTCCTCACTcgcggggcctccaaggagtagACGACAGCGAGGTGTCGGTCGAAGGTCAGAAGGGTAAGGAACAGGACAGAACTGGAGAAGCCCAGATAGTAGACGCTGCACACAATCTTGCACATAGCCTTGCCGAAGATCCAGTCATCGAGCTGCATGTACACCCCTAAGAAGGGAAGGCTGCTCATGAAGATCAGGGACGACAGCACCAGGTTCAGCAGCAGGATGTTGGTCACAGTGGTTAGCTTCTCGAACCTAGGAAGAATAACAGTccagatgggtcaaaaatgtttgaCACTGACACTTCATTTTGTGTTGGTTTATATGgcgtggctgtggctgaggggtagagtggtcgtcctccaacctgtaggtcggcagttcgatccccggtctgacccatctgcatgccgaagagTCCTTGGGTAAgttgctgaaccctgaatggccccccatagaataacaaagtgctgcgaatagatgcactgtgtgtgtgtgtgtatgggggaaAGTAAAACTTTAACTGtacatcaagactagaaaagtgctatataaatacaaaaccatttaccattactaTTTACATGATGGGTTCCCACAGAAAGTTCATCTGCCTTGAATTCCGTCTATTGACATGTAGTGACAGTCAGATTGGCGAGTCTGCTGTCTGTCCCAAGATCAAGGGGTTTTGGGGACAGGGCCTTTTAGATCGCTGCCCCTAAACTCTGGAGCTCTCTCCCTTCCATCATATTAATATCTCCCTCAATAGAAATTTTAAGTCATCTGAAAACACATGCTTTATTCATTAGCCTTTCGATATGCCTAAGTTTTTGTGTTGTTagaattatttttgttgttattattgtgatTAGAGTTATTCATGATGGTAGTGATAATTGTAATgacaatttgtttgttttactttaaattgAGTTAAAATGTGTGTCGTAAAGCACTTTGGATCAACAGGGTTACGTTTAAagtgatatataaataaagttgaagaGTCTAGACAAGGAAGTTTTGCCTCATTCAAATTAATATGATTCTGTCTGCTCTGTTTTGTTGCTGTGTGGTTGAAGGGGACTTGTTGCACTCAGTTAGTGTCCATGTGCTCACATTTAATCATGATACTACAGCATAACCTCAACAACCTTTGAGAAGTCCTCATCCAAGGAAAGCACATATTATCCAACTGCTAATAGGAGCTGCTGTTTGCTATGAAACAGTTAGAGTcatatttgtttagtttatggCTAAGGGTTCCTTTTGATAAAAATGATATGTCTTTGTAGAGACAATCCTGGTAAAAACGGATCtagtttgtgtttcatttcatgTAAAGTCCCAAGATCCAGTACATTGGCATGGTGTCATTGATGGAGACTTTGCTTTTATATATGGCATTAATGATCCGTTGTATAatagatgtaatgtaatgcaaaaTGGTGGCCCCAGGATGATTTAATCATGATAATCTCTCAAGCAACACGTTTAAACACTACCCACGGACATCCGCATTGAGCAAAGCTTGCTAGCTAGTTCAGGCATCCAACTTGAGCTGTGCTGCTGCAATCACATGTCATTACCCACCCTTGATAGTCCTCTAAAATAAACACCCTCCGAATTTGGCGTTCTATTTAAACTGCAAAGATTTCCTATCACCCATTTTGCTTGCCCCCCGCTGTCGCTGTGCCGGTAGTGCTGCTGATTgttactaaataaaaaaaatgaccttCTTCAGGAGGGATATGAAAAGATGGTGCTAAGTATTACCAGCCTCAATGATTAACGCTGTAAGCATCTACCTCACTCGAGTCAATGCATCAAGGATTCAAAATTatgttgatttatttgattaaaatgtgtCCACAGCTAAACCGCATTACTGAATAGTGTTCTGTTCATTTACTTTTGTAATGTTagaaaaaaaatttataatCAAGGTTGTTCAAAGAAGAAAAACGAGGGAGTGAGATTTCCCTGTGCCTGAATGGATCCATAGAAAGTCTCTCTTTACTTATGCTGCCAGCATCTCTTCAGACATCTATTACACTGCATTCTAAATATTCCTTTCAGCTCAAAGCCCAGTCAGATTATGCTGAGATCCCCTCTGACGctgtcatttgtgttttcatgaccAGCGGGAATATGTGCTTGCTCACAAAGTTAGAGATCAGTGGTGGAGGCCAGGGAAAGAAGAGAGGCCGGACAGCAGAAGTAACTTTAAAGTGAGGCTGAGAGGAACTTTACCTCTGAATAGTTACTGATAGTTATTGTAGGTTATGTTATTTCTTCTCTGTCTGGGCTGCTGTAATGACTTCATCTTATGCTCGCCCAGTCAGTGTCTTTTTTCCCGCCCTCTTCGCCTCTCAAATGTGAGAAAGTCAAACTTGAAAGAGACCTTGATTCATCTTCATGGTCTCCTTGGGGTATTCAGTTCTGTTGAATTGTATTGCATTACTGTTTCTGATATTTTGTCCACTCATTCATACATGTGAGGGTGGTTAAAATATTGAACTGGACTCTGGCTATTTAATCTGGCTAAGGGTGGCTGTGGCTAAAGGGTAGAGCGGccctcctccaaccagaaggtcggctgTTTGATCCCCGGTTTTCCCCATCTGACGGAGTGTCCTTGGTCAAAATACTGAGCCCCTAAATCTGAGGCCTAAATGGCCTCAGATGTTGAATACACTAATGGTAAGTGGCCTCGGATGAAAAGTGTCCCCCAAATggcatgtaatgtaatgtaatctgcAACTATCTGACAGTTACCTACTCCTCATAGGAGATTGGACTAAAGTGACATGGAGTGAGAACTGGTGTTCAGggtgaggagaggaaatgaaaatggCACCATTCTCCTTATTCCAAGTCAGTGAACATCTATTCTTTAATTCCAATCTCAAGAGCAGTTCATTTTATCGGGTCCACagttggcatgtgtattgttgtgTATTGTGTGAAGTTGTGGATAACAACAACAGTGTGGTCATGTCAACGGCAAAGataactgattctccagttcagggttatactgagtcgagcttcaccgtactttgaataaacaggtgaacactTCTTTGTGCGGcggtgatggagcagcttcaggttctGCGGACTGAGTCATGCAATCGCTCTTTACTTGCCACAGCTCAGATGCTGCGGGTCACTTTTAcggtttcagaataaaagctgcaaccagcttCACCACAGTTTAGAAAAGGCACGGCACTTACtcgcatagtgttgctttatgCTATTTAAAGT
This region includes:
- the LOC128425896 gene encoding C-C chemokine receptor type 1; the encoded protein is MESPGYEDDDNYTFCVMDDYNTLGARLSILYYFMFLFSLCGTVLVLVIIYRFEKLTTVTNILLLNLVLSSLIFMSSLPFLGVYMQLDDWIFGKAMCKIVCSVYYLGFSSSVLFLTLLTFDRHLAVVYSLEAPRVRNRGYAVISCAVVWLISSLACIKPMVFQDLYRDNMINKARCEEWGGNNLTETTVYHLRNAEFYIQLNLFLIFPLVVNIYCYLRITITVLSSRIIGKYKTVRLIFIIVLLFFLCWTPFNVAELMSADGCEQKQRKAYALHITRNIAYMYFCLSPILYTFVGKKFQNYFKQIVVKRFPCLKRQIYCHQISSSNNRSTKTTPNYL